TACTGCCGCCTCTTCTAATACGTCTCCTGTGGCTGCTACTGATAGTAAGACCATAAAAGTTGGTATTTTACACTCTCTCAGCGGCACAATGTCTATTAGTGAGAAAAGCGTTGTGGATGCTGAAAAATTAGCAATCAAAGAAATTAACGCTGCTGGTGGTATTTTAGGAAAACAAATTGAACCAATTGTGGAAGATGGTGCTTCTAATTGGGATACTTTTAGGGAAAAAGCAACGAAGCTAATTGATCAGGATAAAGTTGCTGTAGTTTTTGGTTGTTGGACTTCTGCTAGCCGCAAGAATGTTAAGCCAGTATTTGAAAGCAAAGATCACATGCTCTGGTATCCAGTGCAATACGAAGGTCAAGAGTGTTCTAAAAATATTTTTTACACTGGTGCCGCCCCAAATCAACAAATTGAACCATCTGTTGATTGGCTGTTGAAAAATAAGGGCAAACAATTCTTCTTAGTTGGCTCTGACTACGTTTTTCCGCGCACTGCTAACACAATTATTAAAGCACAATTAGCAGCACTTGGTGGTACAACTGTTGGTGAGGATTACTTACCGCTAGGTAACACAGAAGTGACACCAATAATCACTAAAATCAAGCAAGCTTTGCCTAATGGTGGTGTGATTTATAACACTTTGAATGGTGATAGCAATGTTGCTTTTTTCAAACAATTGAAAGGGGCTGGCTTAACAGCACAAAAATATCCCTCTATGTCTGTAAGTATTGCTGAAGAAGAAGTTAAAGCAATTGGTGTAGAGTATCTCAAAGGTCACTACGCTGCTTGGAACTACTTTCAAACGGTAGATACACCTGCTAATAAAAAGTTTGTTGCAGCTTTCAAAAAAGAGTATGGGGAGAATCGGGTGACAAATGACCCAATGGAAGCAGCATACATTGCAGTTTATTTGTGGAAGCAAGCAGTAGAAAAAGCTGGTACTACTGACTTAGCTAAGGTGCGTGCAGCAGCATATGGGCAAACTCTAGATGCACCTGAAGGAAAAGTGACAATGGATGCTAATCATCACATATCTAAAATTGTGCGGATTGGTCAAGTTAGGCTAGATGGTTTGTTTGATATTGTTTATGCTACGCCTGCACCAGTTGATCCAGTTCCCTGGAATCAGTTTGTGAAAGAGACTAAGGGTTTTGCTTGTGATTGGTCTGATCCAAATAAGGGTGGTAAGTATAAGAAAGCGTAAGTCAATAGTCAATAGTCAGTAGTCAGTGGTCAGTGGTCAGTGGTCAGTGGTGAAGAAAAAAACAACTGACAACTGACAACTAACTATTAACATTTAGGAGAAAAAGTGTTAACTGTTTTTTTAGAGGCTGTATTTAATGGTATTAGTATTGGCGCTGTATTATTAATTGCTGCGTTGGGACTTGCCATTATATTTGGATTGATGGGTGTCATCAATATGGCACATGGCGAATTGATGATGTTCGGTGCTTACACGACATTTGTTGTCCAAAATGGCTGTAAACAATTGGGTGGTTTATGGTTTGAAATTTATATATTTTGGGCTTTGATTATTGCTTTTATTTTCACTGCTGCTGTGGGGTTAATTCTCGAAAGAGGTGTGATTCGTTATCTTTATGGACGACCTCTAGAAACTCTCTTAGCAACTTGGGGAGTGAGTTTGATTTTTCAGCAGTTTGTTCGCAGTGTAAATTTAGTTTTGGTAATTGGTATAGCACTGTTTTGTCTATTGTTTTTTGGAGGTTTATGGATTTTAAATTCGCGTACAAATTTAGCAAAAATTCGTAACTGGGTTGTGATGGTGTTGTTATTTCTATCGCTGGGGGTGACAATCACAACGTGCAACTTCTTGAGCCAAACTTATCAGTTAGCAGTGACTCAACCTTGGTTTGGCGCTCAAAATGTGGATGTAACAGCGCCTACTTGGTTACAAGATGGAATATCTTTGGCTGGTGTGCAATTCCCATTTGCTAGGTTATTTATTATCGGTTTAACGATAATTTGTGTGACTGGAATTTATCTATTTTTGCAAGGTTCTAAATGGGGTTTAAGAATTAGGTCTGTTACGCAAAACCGCAGTATGAGCGCTTGTTTAGGTATCCCAACTGCAAAAGTCGATGCGATGACTTTTGCACTGGGTTCAGGATTAGCTGGTGTGGCTGGATGTGCTATTAGTTTACTCGGTTCTGTAGGGCCAAATACTGGACAAAATTACATTATCGATACTTTTATGGTGGTTGTTGTGGGTGGTGTGGGGAATTTAGCTGGTACTATTGTGGCAGCTTTGGCAATTGGTACGGCTAATTTTTTAATTGGTTCTAGCACTCTGGCTTCGTTGTTGACTCCTGTTAAACCTTTAGCAGATTTCTTTGCGTTTTTTGCAACGACGAGTATGGCTAAAGTGATGGTATTTGCGCTGATTATTGTGTTTTTACAGTGGAAGCCTGGGGGGATTTTCCCACAGAAGGGTCGTAGTGTTGATGTTTAAATCTCACGCAAAGACGCAGAGGCGCAGAGAATGAGGAAGAAAGGAGAAAGATTAATTGAAGTGGGGGTGGTGGTGGCGATCGCACTCATCCTCATATTGATTATGCCAGTGATGTTGACGGAGTTTCGTCTGAATTTGTTGGGCAGGTTTTTATCGCTGGCTATTGTGGCTTTGGGTATTGATTTGATTTGGGGTTATACTGGTTTACTGAGTTTGGGGCATGGAATTTTTTTTGGTTTGGGTGGATATGCGATCGCTATGTACCTCAAACTGCAAGTTCCAACTGGTGAGTTACCCGATTTTATGGGATTGTATGGGGTTACGGAACTTCCCTGGTTTTGGCAACCTTTCTATTCGTTTCCGGTGGCTGTAGCTGCTGTGGTCATTATCCCAGGTTTATTAGCGGGATTGTTGGGATATTTAGTATTTCGTAATCGCATCAAAGGTGTTTATTTTTCTATTTTGACTCAAGCTGCAATTATTGTATTTTTCAATTTCTTTA
Above is a window of Nostoc sp. UHCC 0702 DNA encoding:
- the urtA gene encoding urea ABC transporter substrate-binding protein, translated to MSKRFNRRNFLIYSSATLGSSLFLKACVNNSPSATENTAASSNTSPVAATDSKTIKVGILHSLSGTMSISEKSVVDAEKLAIKEINAAGGILGKQIEPIVEDGASNWDTFREKATKLIDQDKVAVVFGCWTSASRKNVKPVFESKDHMLWYPVQYEGQECSKNIFYTGAAPNQQIEPSVDWLLKNKGKQFFLVGSDYVFPRTANTIIKAQLAALGGTTVGEDYLPLGNTEVTPIITKIKQALPNGGVIYNTLNGDSNVAFFKQLKGAGLTAQKYPSMSVSIAEEEVKAIGVEYLKGHYAAWNYFQTVDTPANKKFVAAFKKEYGENRVTNDPMEAAYIAVYLWKQAVEKAGTTDLAKVRAAAYGQTLDAPEGKVTMDANHHISKIVRIGQVRLDGLFDIVYATPAPVDPVPWNQFVKETKGFACDWSDPNKGGKYKKA
- the urtB gene encoding urea ABC transporter permease subunit UrtB; amino-acid sequence: MLTVFLEAVFNGISIGAVLLIAALGLAIIFGLMGVINMAHGELMMFGAYTTFVVQNGCKQLGGLWFEIYIFWALIIAFIFTAAVGLILERGVIRYLYGRPLETLLATWGVSLIFQQFVRSVNLVLVIGIALFCLLFFGGLWILNSRTNLAKIRNWVVMVLLFLSLGVTITTCNFLSQTYQLAVTQPWFGAQNVDVTAPTWLQDGISLAGVQFPFARLFIIGLTIICVTGIYLFLQGSKWGLRIRSVTQNRSMSACLGIPTAKVDAMTFALGSGLAGVAGCAISLLGSVGPNTGQNYIIDTFMVVVVGGVGNLAGTIVAALAIGTANFLIGSSTLASLLTPVKPLADFFAFFATTSMAKVMVFALIIVFLQWKPGGIFPQKGRSVDV